ttttttcctcTTCTGTGGGTTCTTATATGCTTGGCTAGTTCGACATttgagttgccctgtacccGCACATCTAGGTCCTTTTACCGGTGTGCGTTCTTACATGTCGGTtaaaggaggattttttttgcagcagaatagtcacactggccacATTTGTAGCGCtcttctcctgtatgagttctcatatgtttggataagttagactttgttgttgttatgtacccgcactctccacacatttTCCACCACtgtgtttcattagatgttggtccaacatgcctttctgtgcagtagaatagtcacactggtcacacttgtagggtttatcaccagtgtgggttctcatatgtaccaTTAAGTGTGACTTTCGAGCCGCtctgtgcccacactccccacacatgtagggtttctctccagtgtgttttgctagatgggAGTGTAAATGCtgtttttgtgcagcagaatagtcacactggtcacacttgtagggtttctctcctgtatgggttctcatatgtttggataaatcAAAGTTcctagctgtcctgtacccacattcttcacacatgtagggtttatcaccagtgtgtttggctaaatgttggtccaaactggatttaactgcagcagaatagtcacactggtcacacttgtagggtttttctcctgtgtgggttctcatatgtcgggataaatgagactttgTAGTTGTACTGTGCCCGCACTcttcacacgtgtagggtttctcaccagtgtgggttGCTACATGGGCGTCCAAGGTatctttctgtgcagcagaatagtcacactggtcgcacttgtagggtttctctcccgtgtgtgttctcatatgtcgggacaaATTAGTCTTcaaagctgtcctgtacccacactccccacacatgtagggtttctcatcagtgtgttTTAATAGATGTAGGTCCAGGTGATTTTTCTGTggtgcagaatagtcacattggtagcacttgtaaggtttttcccctgtatgggttctcatatgtttggataagtcagactttcgagctgttctgtatccacattccccacacatgtagggtttctcaccggtgtgttttactaCATGTTTGTCCAAATCACATTTCTGtccagcagaatagtcacactggtcacacttgtacggcctttcccctgtgtgggttctcacaTGTGCCGACAATATAGACTTTCGAGTTGTTCTAaaaccacactccccacacatgtagggtttctcacccgtgtgctTTTTTTGATGATTGGTCAATGTGGTGTtgtctgctgcagaatagtcacactgatcacacttgtatggtttctctcctgtatgggttcttatatgtttggataagtcagacttgtaAGCTGtcatgtacccacactccccacacatgtagggtttctcaccggtgtgttttcttaggtGTCTGTCCAAGTGGGATTTGAGTGctacagaatagtcacactggtcacacttgtagggtttctcatcggTGTGTATTGCTGCTATATGATTGTCTAGATTGCATTTCACTGCTGCAGAATAGCCACaccggtcacacttgtaggggttttctcctgtatgggttctcatgtgccgggataaggtagacctgtcagccgtcctgtacccacactccccacacaagaagggtttctcaccactgtgttttgctactgtatggttgtccaaagtggatttccgtgcggcagaatagtcacactggtcacatttgtagggtttctctcctgtatgggttctcatgtgtcgagaTAAGCATCCTTTAtaagttgtcctgtacccacactccccacacatgtagggtttctcacccatgtgtttaaccacatgcctttccacattgcctctgctctcctgtacctgtgaggttgatttgttgtcaggttggggaaagttcacatcacacgtttcctgctgcaggcccatgtctgttgtctgggtctccctgctgtcactctccttcccagggtgtctAGTATCGTCCATCTCATTCCCAGGGCGTCCAGGATTTCCAGCACACAAGTTTGCAGTAGAAACCTCACAGCTGGGTTCTTCCGTTTCTGCTCTTACACCGCGCGTTTTGTCCCtttcctcgtcctgctgccgtcccgtgtctgttgtctgctcccaactgttgtaagtctcgtTCCATGGATGTCCGGTTGGTAGAGTTGTGTTGTACCTTTCCTGGTCCTCGATGTACGTTTTCTTgcacagcacgttctcttgtccatcctgttgccatccagtgtctcctgtcggctcctctttgatgtgcgtctcgttcACAGTTTGTTCCGCATGAAGCCCTTTAATGAGAGGCTCACACGTGGCCATCTCTGaaatgatgataagaaaataaggGTTACAatagtccatttatttcttttgcAAACCAGAAAAGAGTGCGAATTTTGCACAAGTAATTCTTGCACAAGAAATTATTCCAGTTATACAATTTGAATATCTCGATggggtacatatttttattCAGgcactaactgactcaataaaAACAGAATACATAAAGTACTACTAAGGTACAGGGAAGCATAATCCATATACTACTGGCACCTCCATAGGTTTTGATCATCCTTTTGTGGTAGAATAAACCCGATTAAGCAAAGACTCTACAATGTGTTTAATAGAAGAATTGACAAATAAATATACAAAGTGTAGTACTGTTAACGCCATCTGGTATCAGGTGGAAACCACAGGACATTTTTCGTATCATGGCGTTTGCACggccaaataaaccattatcgGGGCACTTCATCTATCATTTCGTGATTTCTGTGCCGTTTGTGACAGTAAATTGGAGGTACGAGTCGATAACTGGCAACCATTATTAGTTTAATTTAATATTAgacatccatacaatttacttgctgtaacCTCATATATGCACGCAGGTACATAGCTCTGCATAGTTCAGTtccactgcccccctccccatcaaatACTGATCGCAAACACACCTCTAATTCTAATTAAGCGCTGAACTAGCACCAACCAGGCAGCACTAACGACAACCAAGGGCCTTACCTGTAGGTTTATGGTGGTTAGGGGTCTCCACGACTTCTGGAATTAAGTCAAGACGCGTCAGTTCGGAGATGAGGTCGAACACGTCGACGAAAAcgccaaacaaaatggcgggcaGATCACCGACAGGGCCAAGGTgagaggtcacaaacctgatacaACCTGGACGATGGGTCAAACCACAGATCGCTGCATAACGCTTTGATCTTCTGGTTTTGAAcctgcgaaaaaaaaaaaaacgttctgaCTCTATTTCTACGCGTCTGACTTTTATTCAAATCAAGTTGAAATCTGGCATTAAGGCTGCTTTGCCCAGGATCTATTGTTCAATTGACATTCAGAATTTGAAACACTGCGACGGCTATGCCGCTATTGAACTATAATTACCACACATATTTGGCGTTCTTTAcacttcatttattttcataaatCTTTGTGTTAATCAAGAAAACACCACAATCCTACATATCTCTACATATCTAGACGATAGACCGGAAAAATTAACTGTAAAACTGCTAAGGCAACAAGGGAGTTAGGATTGTAAAACGATATAAATCAACAGAAAATCATGGGCTTTTTTTTACGCtagctttattttcactttaCCAAAATTACGCCAAGTTCTCAATTATGTGTAATATACCATGTTTTACGCCAAATACTAAGAATTTATGTTTACAAACTACTTATATGTACCAAGTACACTCATATTAACACTATACATAGCGCGCGTATTACTGTAGATGTTATTATTTCGGATAAATTTCGGAAAATGATTATGATACTCATATGATCATTTTTAAACTTAGTGTAAACAACACAAATGGTAAATTTTCACAAACAGAAAGGCATACATCAATACCGAGAGATGCATGTACTAAAACTATCTTAACGGTGCATATTAGGGGCGATTTTACACAGGTGTACTATTGGAGCacgagtacctagcttcggttagggcggTCCCTAGGATAGGACGTTGAATGAAGGTccagtgtttggggagagccacacttcgagcacgttaaagaacccaccacacttggtGAgcagggtccttcccagtgtgagttgctcaaaacctacagtcccatggccgcacctggggctgAATCGCAAGctaagggtctggagcgagcacccattcggcgccactcaggtgacctccaTACGACAGTAAttaccccaggtgcggccacgggactgtaggttttgatccactcacaccgggaagtacacctactcttttcgataagtgtgtgcgtgcgtggggtgtggctctccccaaacacggggcctccagtcaacgtcctatccgagggacagtCCTAACCGAAGCTgcgtactcattttcacctgagtaaagtcgtataatgtgcctttcccaatggcacaaggtctgtatctgtatctatatatcggCATAACACATCGGTGACCCATTAGCGGTTTTTTACCCGTTACCTCTagggtctgggtcaaacaccgattgcgccacacgatccAACTAGTCCAGAAAGTCCAGGATCCCAAGATTTCAGGTTCCAACTTGATTACTTACTAATTAGAGGTTAGCTACAAACATGCCACAACTTCCATAGGATTGTACGAAACAACTATAATGATTTTATATACAGAACATTTTCTATCAACTATCACACTTTTCCTATCGCTATAACTTCTAAGATTTGGCGACTACTACACGTGTTGTGCGGTGTtctttacaaaatgttcatgTTCCTTAAGACTAAGAAAACAATCGTCACCAAAGCTTCAGAAAATTACAGATTTCAGCTCATTTCTCATCAACGTGTCTTTCTTTACAACATTGTAAGATCCCTCAAACACAACACTTGCTCTGACTGTAGCCATCTCCAACATACACAGCACCTTTTTACTGTACCACATGTACAGGAAGTGTCGTTTTGGCCGCATTTGTGAGGGGGCAGAATTCGTCACCCTGGCCACGCTTGTAGCTTTTTTTGcctgtgtggattctcatatgtctaGATATGTTTGACCTTCCTGTTGTCCTTTactcacactccccacacattagggtttctcacctgtgtgttttctttgatgtcggtccaaagtggatttctgtgttgcagaatagtcacactggtcacacttgtagggtttttcacctgtgtgggttctcatatgtcgggataagtgagccttttgagttgccctgtacccgcattccacacacatgtagggtttctcaccactgtgttttgctgctaaATGTCTGTCCATGTTGACTTTCAGTGCTGCAGCAAAGTCACACTGATCGCATCTGtacggtttttctcctgtgtgggttctcaggtggcgggataagtcagactttgttgttgttctgtgcccacactccccacacatgtagggtttctcaccggtgtgttttgcagCTAAATGCGCGGCCAAATTGCCTCTCCATgccgcagaatagtcacactggtcacacgtatatggtttttcccctgtgtgggttctcatgtgtcgggataacgtagacctgtcagccgtcctgtacccgcactctccacacatgtagggtttctcgccactgtgttttgctagatgttgcTCCAAGGTGGGTTtatgtgcagtagaatagtcacactggtcacacttatagggtttctctccagtatgggttctcatgtgtcgggataatgtagacctgtcagccgtcctgtacccacactcatcacacatgtagggtttctcaccagtgtgttttgttagatgttCGTCTAGAGTAGAttctgtgctgcagaaaagtcacaatGGTCGCATTTGAATGGTCTttctccagtgtgagttctcatatgtcgggataagttagacctttgagctgtcctgtacccacactccccacacatgtagggtttctcaccagtgtgttttgttagatgATCTTGTAGAGcagatttctgtgcagcagaatagtcacactggtcacacttgtagggtttttctcctgtatgggtccTAGCATGTCGGGATAAATTAGACTTTCTttctgtcctgtatccacactccccacacatgtagggtttgtcaccggtgtgtttaaccACGTGCCTTCCCATActgcctctgctctcctgtacctgtgaggttgatgtgttgtcaggttggggaaagttcacatcacacgtttcctgctgcaggcccatgtctgttgtctgggtctccctgctgccactctccttcccaggatgtccTGTGTGGCCACTCTCCTTCCCAAGGTGTTCTGTGTGGCCACTCTCCTCCCCAAGGTGTTCTGTGTGGCCACTCTCCTCCCCAGGGTGATCTGTGTGGCCACTCTCGTTTTCAGATTGTCCAGGATGGTCCATCTCCTGCCCAGAGTGTTCTGTACattccatctccttcccaggatgttcaACACACAGTTCTACCAAAGAATGTTTACagctggaatcttccattttTGCTGTGTGGGGATAtattataaaataaaaacttcttCCTAGAACTGTGACATAAAAAATTAAGCATTATGTTTTGTGTTTACCTGGAAACTAAAAAATTCCAAATCTTCTACCTGCATTTCAAGTTCCCAGGTGTTCCGGTCTTAAaaggcgaaaaaaaaaacaaatttcaagaGACAAAtctaatattttgaaaatattactaTATATTGTTCTACTATATAAGCAATTACATATGGGGTGCCATGTGACGGACGTTTTGTCAAAATAAATGATGTTTATCATAAACGGGACCTTATAAAAACCACATACCTGA
This is a stretch of genomic DNA from Branchiostoma floridae strain S238N-H82 unplaced genomic scaffold, Bfl_VNyyK Sc7u5tJ_1439, whole genome shotgun sequence. It encodes these proteins:
- the LOC118407721 gene encoding zinc finger protein 431-like: MRTHTGENPYKCDRCGYSAAVKCNLDNHIAAIHTDEKPYKCDQCDYSVALKSHLDRHLRKHTGEKPYMCGECGYMTAYKSDLSKHIRTHTGEKPYKCDQCDYSAADNTTLTNHQKKHTGEKPYMCGECGFRTTRKSILSAHVRTHTGERPYKCDQCDYSAGQKCDLDKHVVKHTGEKPYMCGECGYRTARKSDLSKHMRTHTGEKPYKCYQCDYSAPQKNHLDLHLLKHTDEKPYMCGECGYRTALKTNLSRHMRTHTGEKPYKCDQCDYSAAQKDTLDAHVATHTGEKPYTCEECGHSTTTKSHLSRHMRTHTGEKPYKCDQCDYSAAVKSSLDQHLAKHTGRRALQMWPV
- the LOC118407722 gene encoding zinc finger protein 501-like, with protein sequence KPTLEQHLAKHSGEKPYMCGECGYRTADRSTLSRHMRTHTGEKPYTCDQCDYSAAWRGNLAAHLAAKHTGEKPYMCGECGHRTTTKSDLSRHLRTHTGEKPYRCDQCDFAAALKVNMDRHLAAKHSGEKPYMCVECGYRATQKAHLSRHMRTHTGEKPYKCDQCDYSATQKSTLDRHQRKHTGEKP
- the LOC118407646 gene encoding zinc finger protein 782-like, giving the protein MEDSSCKHSLVELCVEHPGKEMECTEHSGQEMDHPGQSENESGHTDHPGEESGHTEHLGEESGHTEHLGKESGHTGHPGKESGSRETQTTDMGLQQETCDVNFPQPDNTSTSQVQESRGSMGRHVVKHTGDKPYMCGECGYRTERKSNLSRHARTHTGEKPYKCDQCDYSAAQKSALQDHLTKHTGEKPYMCGECGYRTAQRSNLSRHMRTHTGERPFKCDHCDFSAAQNLL